A single Anopheles arabiensis isolate DONGOLA chromosome 2, AaraD3, whole genome shotgun sequence DNA region contains:
- the LOC120894757 gene encoding uncharacterized protein LOC120894757, whose protein sequence is MTKDRKTSFLTEELPRKILHYCPEFDGEGKISDVQLSTPDHLDGFMSTIHKLSFRYESNDGTVVQTLKLMVKVMKGSDEFRESSMGKTQFTNEIYIYTKVLPAFQELLTETGLAGDWCPRVYYGEAGHFPSYSDQYETILVLEDISPLGYKAGPRLDLEEEHLRLMARHIASFHACTYAMRLRNDARLASLIEGIAPLDFVSGDKTFTSYDVLLKLGANRLYKYLDDHPEQLDSEAFKRDMTNLRQRYGTTPISLMQDLLRKDETFSVILHGDYNRNNVLFRADGAGKPVELKMFDFQENRYATPVIDLTFYMYMSMTEELRNRCWDAVVLEYHTALLESLATILKVPQEDGLLDPYRLEPFLEHFKRHAMYGVIVTLHFLPWMMCPEEECEQLAHHFARDVHSKELAHWTLVCGGEEVDKRLVGVLRHASSKGYFEIVKE, encoded by the exons ATGACCAAGGATAGGAAAACATCTTTCCTCACCGAAGAGCTGCCACGAAAAATTCTTCACTACTGCCCAGAATTTGATGGTGAGGGTAAGATTTCCGATGTTCAACTATCAACGCCAGATCATTTGGATGGTTTTATGTCGACGATTCACAAGCTTTCGTTTAGGTACGAAAGCAACGATGGAAC TGTCGTGCAAACGTTGAAACTAATGGTGAAGGTGATGAAGGGTAGCGACGAGTTCCGGGAATCGTCCATGGGCAAAACACAATTCACCAATGAAATCTATATCTACACGAAGGTGCTGCCCGCGTTCCAAGAACTCCTAACCGAAACCGGCCTAGCGGGAGACTGGTGTCCGAGGGTGTACTACGGTGAGGCGGGTCACTTTCCATCCTACAGCGACCAGTACGAAACCATCCTCGTGCTGGAGGATATCTCTCCGCTAGGCTACAAAGCGGGACCCCGGCTAGATCTGGAGGAGGAGCATCTGCGCTTAATGGCACGTCATATAGCATCGTTTCACGCGTGCACATACGCCATGCGTCTCCGCAATGATGCTCGATTAGCCTCCCTAATCGAAGGCATTGCTCCGCTGGACTTTGTGTCAGGAGATAAAACGTTCACCAGCTACGATGTGCTGCTAAAGTTGGGCGCAAACAGGCTGTACAAGTATCTGGACGATCATCCCGAGCAGCTGGATAGTGAAGCGTTCAAGCGGGACATGACCAATCTTCGCCAGCGGTACGGTACAACGCCGATCAGTCTGATGCAGGATTTACTTCGTAAGGATGAGACATTCTCGGTCATACTGCACGGTGACTACAACCGCAACAATGTGCTGTTCCGTGCGGATGGCGCTGGCAAGCCGGTCGAGCTAAAGATGTTCGACTTTCAGGAAAATCGCTACGCAACGCCCGTTATCGATCTGACGTTTTATATGTACATGAGCATGACGGAGGAGCTGCGCAACCGGTGCTGGGATGCAGTCGTACTGGAATATCATACCGCACTGCTGGAAAGTCTGGCCACAATTCTAAAAGTACCACAAGAGGATGGTCTGCTGGATCCGTATCGGCTCGAGCCTTTTTTGGAACATTTCAAGCGTCATGCCATGTACGGGGTGATTGTGACGTTACACTTTCTACCCTGGATGATGTGCCCGGAGGAAGAGTGCGAACAGTTGGCGCACCATTTCGCGCGAGACGTACACTCGAAAGAGCTGGCCCACTGGACGCTGGTCTGCGGTGGAGAGGAGGTAGACAAAAGACTGGTCGGAGTGTTGCGACATGCCAGCAGCAAGGGATATTTTGAGATCGTGAAGGAGTAG
- the LOC120894756 gene encoding tubulin alpha-3 chain-like, with product MPRRNRETMSIHLGQAGVQMGEAIWTQYGLEHGIGMDGQRMVEMADGCDTQFHACPAFYSENGEGRYVPRAVFIDTEPMVIDQMQAAEIGELFNPDYLVRGKEDAANNYARGYYSLSHRTLVGAFEAIRQMAEDADNLQGMLLYHSFGGGTGSGVTAHLLQQLEEEFPRKTRLSFSVYPSPYLCTSVVEPYNTVLMTHRSMNSMECSFMMDNQAIYSICSSRLSIERPSYANLNQLIGQVVSGVTASLRFGGDLNVDMSEFQTNLVPYPRLHFPLISFAPIITCENVNHENHDIGAMTKQLFEPACQMVRCGSPGRGKYMACCLLYRGHILPKDINEAIASIKATRSVRFVDWCPTGFKIGINAMPPKMAPNGDLAPVRRCVTMLASTTAISDAWSNIDEKFDIMYRKRAFVHWFVGEGMEMQEFGEARENLACLEMDYREADSGVSSDVSEF from the exons atg CCGAGACGCAACCGTGAAACGATGAGCATCCACCTCGGACAGGCCGGTGTGCAGATGGGTGAAGCAATCTGGACCCAGTACGGCCTGGAGCACGGCATTGGGATGGATGGCCAACGGATGGTAGAGATGGCGGACGGATGCGACACACAATTCCACGCGTGTCCTGCATTTTATTCCGAGAACGGTGAAGGGCGCTACGTCCCGCGGGCCGTCTTTATCGACACGGAACCGATGGTGATTG ACCAAATGCAAGCGGCTGAGATCGGTGAACTGTTTAACCCGGACTATCTCGTCCGCGGTAAGGAAGATGCGGCCAACAACTATGCCCGCGGATACTACAGTCTATCCCACCGCACGCTTGTCGGAGCATTCGAAGCCATTCGGCAGATGGCGGAGGACGCGGACAACTTACAGGGCATGCTGCTGTATCACTCGTTTGGAGGAGGCACAGGATCCGGAGTGACGGCACATCTGCTTCAGCAGCTTGAGGAAGAGTTCCCGCGGAAGACTCGCCTCTCGTTTTCCGTCTATCCTTCCCCGTACCTGTGCACGAGCGTCGTCGAACCGTACAACACCGTGCTGATGACGCACCGCAGCATGAACAGCATGGAGTGTTCGTTTATGATGGACAACCAAGCGATCTACAGCATTTGCAGTTCCAG GCTTTCCATCGAACGGCCCAGCTATGCGAACCTTAATCAATTGATCGGTCAGGTTGTTTCCGGTGTGACGGCCTCGCTACGCTTCGGGGGCGATCTCAACGTAGACATGAGCGAATTCCAGACCAATCTCGTCCCTTACCCAAGGCTACACTTTCCACTGATTTCTTTCGCACCCATCATTACCTGTGAAAATGTGAACCACGAAA ACCATGATATCGGCGCAATGACGAAGCAGCTGTTCGAACCCGCCTGCCAGATGGTCCGGTGCGGGTCGCCTGGACGGGGCAAATACATGGCCTGCTGCCTGCTCTACCGAGGGCACATACTGCCGAAAGACATTAACGAAGCCATTGCAAGTATCAAGGCCACGCGCAGTGTGCGGTTCGTCGATTGGTGTCCCACCGGGTTCAAG ATTGGCATTAACGCGATGCCTCCGAAAATGGCCCCCAATGGCGATCTAGCGCCGGTCCGACGGTGCGTAACGATGCTCGCCTCCACTACCGCCATCTCGGACGCGTGGAGCAACATCGACGAGAAGTTCGACATCATGTACCGGAAGCGTGCGTTCGTGCACTGGTTCGTCGGGGAGGGCATGGAGATGCAGGAGTTTGGTGAAGCTCGCGAAAATCTCGCCTGTCTCGAGATGGACTATCGGGAGGCAG ATAGTGGAGTGTCCAGTGACGTGTCTGAATTTTAG